The following are encoded in a window of Candidatus Moraniibacteriota bacterium genomic DNA:
- a CDS encoding four helix bundle protein, producing the protein MATYDNLPVYKASYDLLLELFLVVNNFSRDYRFTLGEHIKNETITMMMCIYRANKDRLERKKNISLARERVENIRVLLRILKDLRQIGLKKFVVLQESIELVSKQLTGWEASCT; encoded by the coding sequence ATGGCAACGTACGATAATCTTCCGGTATATAAAGCGAGCTATGATTTACTTCTGGAACTTTTTCTTGTTGTGAATAATTTTTCTCGGGATTATCGTTTTACTCTGGGTGAGCATATAAAAAACGAAACGATTACGATGATGATGTGTATTTATCGTGCCAATAAAGATCGATTAGAAAGAAAAAAGAATATTAGTTTAGCTCGAGAACGCGTTGAAAATATTCGCGTTTTATTGCGAATACTAAAAGATCTTCGTCAAATAGGCCTCAAAAAATTTGTTGTTTTGCAAGAATCCATAGAATTGGTTTCCAAACAACTTACCGGATGGGAGGCTAGCTGTACCTAA